One Natrinema longum genomic window carries:
- the glpK gene encoding glycerol kinase GlpK: MTENTYVGAVDQGTTGTRFIVFDHEGQVVANAYEKHEQIYPEPGWVEHDPMEIWENTKDVIQQALGQAGVSPDQLEAIGVTNQRETTLLWDADSGRPVHNAIVWQDRRTTDRVEQLEEDGLVETIREKTGLEADAYFSATKAEWLLENADPIKLERSRPEDIRDRAENGEVLFGTIDTWLIYNLTGEHITEVTNASRTMLYNIHDLEWDDDLLAEFDIPAEMLPEVRPSSDDATYGATDPEGFLEAEVPVAGALGDQQAALFGQTCFDAGDAKNTYGTGSFFLMNTGSEAVESDHGLLTTIGFQRSGEDVQYALEGSIFITGAAIEWLEDMSLIDNPAQTAELARSVDSTDGVYVVPAFTGLGAPHWDQRARGTIVGMTRGTRKEHVVRATLESIAYQTRDVAEAMEADSGIEMRSLKVDGGAVKNNFLCQLQSDIIGSEIVRPVVDETTALGSAYAAGLAVDYWSDPDELRSNWQVDAEFEPKMDSKTADRRYDRWSDAVERSRDWARDAEE; encoded by the coding sequence ATGACAGAGAATACCTACGTCGGCGCAGTAGACCAGGGAACGACGGGGACCCGCTTTATCGTGTTCGATCACGAGGGGCAGGTCGTCGCGAACGCCTACGAGAAACACGAACAGATCTACCCGGAACCGGGCTGGGTCGAACACGACCCGATGGAGATCTGGGAGAACACCAAAGACGTCATTCAGCAGGCGCTCGGGCAGGCAGGCGTCAGCCCGGACCAGCTCGAGGCCATCGGCGTGACCAACCAGCGCGAGACGACGCTGCTGTGGGACGCCGACTCCGGTCGGCCGGTCCACAACGCCATCGTCTGGCAGGACCGCCGAACCACCGACCGCGTCGAACAACTCGAAGAAGACGGGCTCGTCGAGACCATCCGCGAGAAGACCGGGCTCGAGGCCGACGCCTACTTCTCGGCGACGAAAGCCGAGTGGCTGCTCGAGAACGCCGATCCGATCAAACTCGAGCGCTCCCGCCCCGAGGACATCCGCGACCGCGCGGAGAACGGCGAGGTCCTGTTCGGAACGATCGACACGTGGTTGATCTACAACCTCACGGGCGAGCACATCACCGAGGTCACGAACGCCTCGCGGACGATGCTGTACAACATTCACGACCTCGAGTGGGACGACGACCTGCTCGCGGAGTTCGACATCCCCGCGGAGATGCTGCCGGAGGTCCGCCCCTCGAGTGACGACGCCACCTACGGCGCGACCGATCCCGAGGGCTTCCTCGAGGCCGAGGTTCCGGTTGCGGGTGCGCTGGGCGACCAGCAGGCGGCGCTGTTCGGCCAGACCTGTTTCGATGCCGGCGACGCGAAGAACACCTACGGGACCGGCTCGTTCTTCCTGATGAACACCGGTAGCGAGGCCGTCGAGAGCGATCACGGCCTCCTGACGACGATCGGCTTCCAGCGCTCGGGCGAAGACGTCCAGTACGCCCTCGAGGGATCGATCTTCATCACGGGCGCGGCGATCGAGTGGCTCGAGGACATGTCGCTGATCGACAACCCCGCCCAGACGGCGGAACTCGCCCGCAGCGTCGACTCGACGGACGGCGTCTACGTCGTCCCCGCCTTCACCGGGCTGGGTGCACCCCACTGGGACCAGCGCGCACGCGGTACCATCGTCGGGATGACCCGCGGCACGCGGAAGGAACACGTCGTTCGTGCGACGCTCGAGTCGATCGCCTACCAGACCCGCGACGTCGCGGAGGCGATGGAGGCGGACTCGGGCATCGAGATGCGCTCGCTGAAGGTCGACGGCGGGGCGGTCAAGAACAACTTCCTCTGTCAGCTCCAGTCGGACATCATCGGCTCGGAGATCGTCCGTCCGGTCGTCGACGAGACGACGGCGCTTGGCTCGGCCTACGCGGCCGGCCTCGCCGTCGACTACTGGAGCGATCCCGACGAACTGCGGAGCAACTGGCAGGTCGACGCGGAGTTCGAGCCGAAGATGGACTCGAAGACGGCCGACCGGCGGTACGACCGCTGGAGCGACGCCGTCGAACGATCGCGCGACTGGGCACGCGACGCGGAGGAATAA
- a CDS encoding chemotaxis protein CheC codes for MKIDVPTLGTFYEMAREGAGIAAGRLTKMTGVPTRVGVTRMNFMQLSELRAELDDGTSSIGTAIELSGGFEGDSLLVFDEDSARTIARELVADVPADGVDNIARSALLEVGQVTTSGFVDGWADILGTSIDASTPTYLAGTDPTPFIGALGAVDGDLALLFRSRIETVGADVDVDQYVVPTRETVEALLERSSEGGTGIEFDKLAGFNRMAERGSTEMANSLETMTGLSMDAEIRRINFLSLDTIADEIPNERLVSVAFRFRGTPSGYLLFVFDEPSARTLMEAALPGSTSEGRFGAMERDAISEFGNVMASGFLDGWANVLETTIEHTTPRYTHDLGASVVDPLIIGLSTDQEFAFVFDTLLSDAERRIDVSVFAIPDEDSLERALAELDVDRIDDAPVTATFDLARADADGEGPAELATPEEVTDR; via the coding sequence ATGAAAATCGACGTTCCGACGCTTGGCACGTTCTACGAGATGGCACGGGAGGGTGCCGGCATCGCCGCCGGTCGCCTGACGAAGATGACCGGCGTTCCGACCCGTGTGGGTGTTACCCGCATGAACTTCATGCAGCTGTCGGAGCTGCGCGCCGAACTCGACGACGGCACCTCGAGCATCGGGACCGCGATCGAACTCTCCGGCGGGTTCGAGGGCGACTCGCTGCTGGTTTTCGACGAGGACAGCGCCCGGACGATCGCCCGCGAACTCGTCGCCGACGTTCCCGCCGACGGCGTCGACAACATCGCCCGGAGCGCCCTCCTCGAGGTCGGCCAGGTGACGACCAGCGGCTTCGTCGACGGCTGGGCCGACATCCTCGGAACCAGCATCGACGCCTCGACGCCGACGTACCTGGCCGGGACCGATCCGACGCCGTTTATTGGCGCCCTCGGCGCGGTCGACGGTGATCTCGCCTTGCTGTTTCGCAGCCGGATCGAGACCGTCGGTGCCGACGTCGACGTCGACCAGTACGTCGTCCCCACCAGGGAGACCGTCGAGGCGCTGCTCGAGCGCAGCAGCGAGGGCGGGACCGGCATCGAGTTCGACAAGCTCGCGGGATTCAACCGGATGGCAGAGCGGGGATCGACGGAGATGGCGAACAGCCTGGAGACGATGACCGGGCTGTCGATGGACGCCGAGATCCGGCGGATCAACTTCCTCTCGCTGGATACGATCGCCGACGAGATCCCCAACGAGCGGCTGGTGAGCGTTGCCTTCCGGTTCCGTGGCACGCCCAGCGGCTACCTGCTGTTCGTCTTCGACGAGCCCTCGGCGCGGACGCTCATGGAGGCGGCGCTGCCCGGCAGCACGAGCGAGGGTCGCTTCGGCGCGATGGAGCGCGACGCCATCTCCGAGTTCGGCAACGTGATGGCCAGTGGCTTCCTCGACGGCTGGGCGAACGTCCTCGAGACGACGATCGAGCACACGACGCCCCGCTACACGCACGACCTGGGTGCGTCCGTCGTCGATCCGCTGATCATCGGCCTGAGCACCGACCAGGAGTTCGCGTTCGTCTTCGATACGCTGTTGTCCGACGCCGAACGCCGGATCGACGTCAGCGTGTTCGCGATCCCCGACGAGGACTCCCTGGAGCGGGCACTGGCCGAACTCGACGTCGACCGAATCGACGACGCGCCGGTCACGGCGACGTTCGACCTCGCACGCGCCGACGCGGACGGGGAAGGGCCCGCGGAACTGGCGACGCCCGAGGAGGTGACCGACCGATGA
- the gvpN gene encoding gas vesicle protein GvpN — translation MTGSSDRRVRGGRVRTSREEKRGRERRDRTRRTDEPARDASAGEVSAGSLPTPDPGPFVETPAVTAVRDRIDRWLSVDRPVHLVGPTGCGKTALALSVAQERDRPVAFVNGDADLGTSDLVGDHSGTERHSVRDKYVHNVQKSTDIVRQRWVDNPLTVAVREGATLVYNEFSRTKPIANNVLLSVFEEGVLELPGKTGSDRYVDVHPEFRAILTSNSTEYAGVHEPQDALLDRLVGIHLDFYDAETERRIVAAHVDDVDAETIAAVVDTVRRLREEVSVPVGTRAAIMATEGFTAGTDRSASTLAAVCVDVLASKVPTSDGLESLRTDVERVVSNVEVPT, via the coding sequence ATGACCGGCAGCTCGGATCGGCGGGTTCGGGGCGGGCGAGTCAGAACGTCCCGCGAGGAGAAACGCGGCCGCGAGCGTCGGGACCGTACCCGACGAACCGACGAACCCGCGCGCGATGCGTCGGCGGGCGAGGTGTCGGCAGGATCGCTCCCGACGCCGGATCCCGGACCGTTCGTCGAGACGCCGGCGGTCACGGCGGTCCGCGACCGGATCGATCGCTGGCTTTCGGTCGATCGCCCCGTCCACCTGGTCGGACCGACCGGGTGTGGGAAGACCGCACTGGCGCTGTCGGTCGCCCAGGAGCGCGATCGGCCGGTTGCGTTCGTCAACGGCGACGCCGACCTCGGGACGAGCGACCTCGTCGGGGATCACTCCGGCACCGAACGACACTCGGTCCGGGACAAGTACGTCCACAACGTCCAGAAAAGCACCGATATCGTTCGCCAGCGCTGGGTTGACAACCCGCTGACCGTCGCGGTCCGAGAGGGTGCGACGCTCGTCTACAACGAGTTTTCACGGACCAAACCGATCGCGAACAACGTCCTCCTGTCGGTTTTCGAGGAGGGGGTCCTCGAGTTGCCCGGCAAGACGGGCAGCGACCGCTACGTCGACGTCCACCCGGAGTTCCGGGCGATCCTGACCTCGAACTCGACGGAGTACGCCGGGGTCCACGAGCCACAGGACGCGTTGCTCGATCGGCTCGTTGGCATCCACCTCGACTTCTACGACGCCGAGACCGAGCGGCGGATCGTCGCTGCCCACGTCGACGACGTCGACGCAGAGACGATCGCCGCCGTCGTCGACACGGTCCGACGGTTGCGCGAGGAGGTCTCCGTCCCGGTCGGGACGCGCGCGGCGATCATGGCGACGGAGGGGTTCACCGCCGGCACCGATCGGAGCGCATCGACCCTCGCGGCGGTCTGCGTCGACGTGCTCGCGTCGAAAGTGCCCACCAGCGACGGCCTCGAGTCGCTTCGCACGGACGTCGAGCGGGTCGTCTCGAACGTGGAGGTGCCGACATGA
- the twy1 gene encoding 4-demethylwyosine synthase TYW1, whose protein sequence is MSDSANPGREGASADTTTDAADGDGSGAAQVSSPDYHSENHTAAQTCGWTANAMRGEGKCYKNIFYGIESHRCIQMTPVVRCNERCVFCWRDHQGHSYEMDDVQWDDPEAVVDASIDLQKKLLSGFGGNEEVPREVFEQAMEPRHVAISLDGEPTLYPYLPELIEAFHDRDITTFLVSNGTRPEVLRECDPTQLYVSVDAPERHTFDQVVGAMEDDAWENLLETMHVLAEKDDTRTVLRTTLVKGENMHNPDWYAGFYQQADPDFVELKAYMHVGHSRGRLDRSAMPDHDEVVEFAEDVREHMPGFEEVMGVPASRVALLSKTKDTWVPKLQKGSEFWERDPVTGD, encoded by the coding sequence ATGAGCGACTCCGCGAATCCCGGGCGCGAAGGGGCCAGCGCCGATACCACTACCGACGCTGCCGACGGCGACGGTAGCGGAGCGGCACAGGTCTCGAGTCCGGACTACCACAGCGAGAACCACACGGCCGCCCAGACCTGTGGCTGGACGGCCAACGCCATGCGCGGCGAGGGGAAGTGTTACAAGAACATCTTTTACGGGATCGAATCCCACCGCTGTATCCAGATGACCCCCGTCGTGCGGTGTAACGAGCGCTGTGTCTTCTGCTGGCGCGATCATCAGGGCCACTCCTACGAGATGGACGACGTCCAGTGGGACGACCCCGAAGCGGTGGTCGACGCCTCGATCGACCTCCAGAAGAAGTTGCTCTCGGGCTTTGGCGGCAACGAGGAGGTCCCTCGCGAGGTGTTCGAGCAGGCGATGGAGCCCCGTCACGTCGCCATCTCGCTGGACGGCGAGCCGACCCTCTATCCCTACCTGCCCGAACTCATCGAGGCCTTCCACGATCGGGACATCACCACCTTCCTCGTCTCGAACGGCACCCGCCCCGAGGTCCTCCGCGAGTGTGACCCGACCCAACTCTACGTCAGCGTCGACGCCCCCGAGCGCCACACCTTCGATCAGGTCGTCGGCGCGATGGAGGACGACGCCTGGGAGAACCTCCTCGAGACGATGCACGTGCTCGCCGAGAAAGACGACACCCGAACCGTGCTCCGGACGACGCTCGTCAAGGGCGAGAACATGCACAATCCGGACTGGTACGCCGGATTCTACCAGCAGGCCGATCCCGACTTCGTCGAGTTGAAGGCGTACATGCACGTCGGTCACTCGCGGGGCCGACTCGACCGATCCGCGATGCCCGACCACGACGAGGTCGTCGAATTCGCCGAGGACGTTCGGGAACACATGCCCGGCTTCGAAGAAGTGATGGGCGTGCCGGCCTCCCGCGTCGCCCTCCTCTCGAAGACCAAAGACACGTGGGTCCCGAAACTACAGAAGGGCAGCGAGTTCTGGGAGCGCGACCCGGTCACGGGCGACTGA
- a CDS encoding HAD-IIB family hydrolase has protein sequence MRADPPLVLDIDGTLTRLEGWGIDPRVFDPLREWDAPVVIATGKAFPYPVALCHFVGIPELVVAENGGVVYTGDDVFFTADREAARAVVEEYRAAGYDLGWGTEDTVNRWRETEIAVNLEQPIEPLREIAAEYGLEVIDTGYAYHVKDADPNKGEGIARIADHVGVDLADCVAVGDSINDVSTFETVGRGFAVGNADEAAKAAADEVLEERHADGTLAVLERVRGTM, from the coding sequence ATGAGAGCCGACCCGCCGCTCGTCCTCGACATCGACGGCACGCTGACCCGCCTCGAGGGGTGGGGAATCGATCCCCGCGTTTTCGACCCCCTCCGGGAGTGGGACGCGCCCGTCGTGATCGCCACCGGAAAGGCCTTCCCCTATCCCGTCGCCCTCTGTCACTTCGTCGGGATCCCCGAACTCGTCGTCGCGGAAAACGGCGGCGTCGTCTACACCGGCGACGACGTCTTCTTCACCGCCGATCGGGAGGCCGCCAGAGCGGTCGTCGAGGAGTACCGGGCCGCCGGCTACGACCTCGGCTGGGGCACGGAAGATACGGTCAACCGCTGGCGCGAGACCGAAATCGCCGTCAATCTCGAGCAGCCGATCGAACCGCTGCGCGAGATCGCCGCCGAGTACGGCCTCGAGGTGATCGACACGGGTTATGCCTACCACGTCAAGGACGCCGACCCGAACAAAGGCGAGGGGATCGCGCGGATCGCCGATCACGTCGGGGTCGACCTCGCGGACTGCGTCGCCGTCGGTGACTCGATCAACGACGTCTCGACGTTCGAGACCGTCGGTCGCGGGTTCGCTGTCGGAAACGCCGACGAGGCGGCGAAAGCGGCCGCAGACGAGGTACTCGAGGAACGCCACGCCGACGGGACCCTCGCCGTCCTCGAGCGGGTTCGCGGAACGATGTGA
- a CDS encoding chemotaxis protein CheD, whose protein sequence is MKTFDDDPEPASERGDTVSVGVSEYVVAADGETLIAYGIGSCLAIVLFDPEANVGGLAQAVLPDRDHGEGEATGKFVDAATDALLREMAERGASVGRVEARLAGGSEMIDFEELETGIGDANVAAARERLDAFDVPVVATDTGGDYGRTVTFETATGDVTVRTVDHGTRELS, encoded by the coding sequence ATGAAGACGTTCGACGACGATCCAGAGCCCGCCTCCGAACGAGGCGACACCGTCTCCGTCGGCGTTTCCGAGTACGTCGTCGCGGCCGACGGCGAGACGCTGATCGCCTACGGCATCGGCTCGTGTCTCGCGATCGTGCTCTTCGATCCGGAGGCGAACGTCGGCGGCCTCGCACAGGCCGTGTTACCCGATCGGGATCACGGCGAGGGCGAGGCGACCGGAAAGTTCGTCGACGCGGCGACCGACGCCCTGTTGCGCGAGATGGCCGAACGCGGCGCGAGCGTCGGCCGGGTTGAGGCACGCCTCGCCGGTGGCAGCGAGATGATCGACTTCGAGGAGCTCGAGACCGGCATCGGCGACGCGAACGTCGCGGCCGCTCGAGAGCGCCTCGATGCGTTCGACGTGCCGGTCGTCGCGACCGACACCGGCGGTGACTACGGACGGACGGTCACGTTCGAGACGGCAACCGGGGACGTGACCGTTCGGACCGTCGACCACGGGACGAGAGAACTGTCGTAG
- a CDS encoding creatininase family protein: protein MSSRRSLLLEEMVWPEVESALENGTRTAIVAIGSIEQHGPHLPLNMDTLDGDELSRRIARELGDALAAPTIRPGCSGHHMEFPGTITVPPETLMDVIRSYCRSLDEHGFEHIVLVPTHGGNFGPVKTVTPDIAREIDASVIPLADLDEHMQLLNEGLSEAGIEYDQDVIHAGAAETAIVLALEEGLVRTENLERGHEGSIATARLLSEGFKTITENGVLGDPNEATAEAGERIIETVVSSYVDHVETERKTVG, encoded by the coding sequence ATGTCTTCTCGTCGGTCACTACTCCTCGAGGAGATGGTATGGCCGGAGGTCGAATCGGCACTCGAAAACGGGACGCGGACGGCGATCGTGGCTATCGGCTCGATCGAACAGCACGGGCCACATCTGCCGCTGAATATGGACACGCTGGACGGGGACGAACTCTCTCGTCGGATCGCGAGGGAACTCGGCGATGCTCTCGCTGCACCCACGATCCGCCCTGGCTGTTCCGGCCACCATATGGAGTTCCCTGGCACGATTACAGTCCCTCCCGAAACGCTGATGGACGTGATTCGCTCGTATTGCCGCTCGCTCGACGAACACGGCTTCGAGCACATCGTATTGGTGCCGACTCACGGCGGCAACTTCGGCCCAGTCAAGACCGTCACACCGGATATAGCACGTGAGATCGACGCCAGCGTGATTCCGCTTGCCGACCTCGACGAACACATGCAGCTACTGAACGAGGGGCTCAGTGAGGCAGGCATCGAATACGACCAAGACGTGATTCACGCCGGGGCGGCCGAGACGGCGATCGTGTTAGCACTCGAGGAGGGGCTGGTCAGAACGGAGAACCTCGAGCGCGGTCACGAAGGGTCGATTGCGACCGCTCGCCTACTCAGCGAGGGGTTCAAAACCATCACCGAGAACGGCGTGCTCGGAGATCCAAACGAGGCAACCGCCGAAGCCGGCGAACGGATCATCGAAACGGTCGTGAGTTCGTACGTCGATCACGTCGAGACGGAACGAAAGACGGTGGGTTGA
- a CDS encoding DUF4870 domain-containing protein, giving the protein MSSNTQTPNHGPELLADRSIAGIAVHPLALFTGIIGAGFVYVVSTNEFTRANARNALNWHLSILVLSVVAVVTFLLGADELTVAGEAMELSVLPTPLETVAGLVGTVLLLAAGFAWLLTGLFTAIATVKAIFGTPWEYPLARDIVTADT; this is encoded by the coding sequence ATGTCCTCGAACACACAGACGCCGAATCACGGACCGGAACTGCTCGCTGACCGTTCGATCGCCGGAATCGCCGTCCATCCGCTGGCCCTCTTCACTGGGATCATCGGTGCCGGCTTCGTCTACGTCGTCTCGACGAACGAGTTTACGAGGGCGAACGCGCGAAACGCGCTCAACTGGCACCTCTCGATCCTCGTCCTCAGCGTCGTCGCCGTCGTGACGTTCCTCCTCGGTGCCGACGAGCTGACGGTCGCCGGCGAGGCGATGGAGTTGTCGGTGCTTCCCACACCGCTCGAGACGGTCGCCGGCCTCGTCGGAACGGTACTGTTGCTGGCAGCAGGGTTCGCGTGGCTGCTCACGGGCCTCTTTACGGCGATCGCCACGGTCAAAGCGATCTTCGGGACGCCGTGGGAATACCCCCTCGCACGCGACATCGTCACGGCCGACACCTGA
- the gvpA gene encoding gas vesicle protein GvpA gives MAQPDSSSLAEVLDRVLDKGVVVDAFARISLVGIEILTVEARVVVASVDTFLHYAEEIAKIEQAELAATAPEA, from the coding sequence ATGGCACAACCTGATTCGTCAAGTCTCGCTGAAGTACTCGATCGCGTCCTCGACAAGGGCGTCGTCGTCGACGCCTTCGCACGGATCTCGCTGGTCGGGATCGAAATCCTGACCGTCGAGGCACGCGTCGTCGTGGCATCGGTCGACACCTTCCTCCACTATGCGGAGGAAATCGCGAAGATAGAACAGGCGGAACTGGCCGCAACGGCACCCGAAGCGTAG
- a CDS encoding ATP-binding protein: MSREQFVRETRSGIDRLADGLLSLEDGGNEDRLSELFRTAHTLKGNCSAAGFDAPARVAHALEDVLDAIRADRLEPDPDVVDATLVAADVLDAMVDEIAEDGRVRIDPDGTVETIRTLLETRATDDPPVEPAADDDTDQPSTLAEEAIPEPGSGDGLTAEEALERASGFDDLESLSADVDDGTLEGSGSLDELFDDEPGDEPAGVAADGPAAGSTPTSETATDEPEPAADETTPDEAATATEPSDVEIAGTEGAGREETVDFDRVRDDVETLDAGTMDDALEGVQFGDGGADDDVTVTELLELAETDDSDGPSSSERPASSTGDRRESPTADGAKAQTGEDEESTSGERAEPQQAEYTESQTAQHAEASTADRAERAMDAAGIDDQQLLENIQQLEPAEPAEDPGSFVFDTDVATSQEDGDTGGAADLGDGELDDDPGLATERSVTDGDERDFLAAAVDGGDVQEGSDATLAETSDRAVPDDALASFDRDANVREFVAAFGDSFDGSITDDRTRAVSDAVTTIPSSVLPIPSSDDDGTAREERGGTITVEGTTADRLLQLTERLTTATMALERDDGGSPSDSADEPTRMRELREIATDLEETVTAVRLQPLERAFSGLERTARRVAREAETRVDLETSGGSIELDRDVVAALGDLLVHLVRNAVDHGIEPADERERAGKSRTGTVAIRARKDADEVVLAVTDDGRGLDADELCRVAIEEGIVGRERAAAMSDEAAHELVFHPGLSTEAEVTDVSGRGVGMDVVAETITGLDGDIEVESSPGDGTTFRLRVPVSVAATEVLFVEADGRPYAIPAADIARLEEFDPARADGDAYAMTVTGEDEPETERRSLVRLSEWLGADGDTDPTVVVHVRDDRGGRSIACDDVGDWRRVVVRPYDDILAETPGIDGATLLGDGELANVLDVTAITDGGSR, translated from the coding sequence ATGAGCCGGGAGCAGTTCGTTCGCGAGACGCGATCCGGCATCGATCGGCTCGCCGACGGACTCCTCTCCCTCGAGGACGGGGGAAACGAGGACCGACTCTCCGAACTGTTCCGAACCGCACACACTCTCAAGGGGAACTGCAGCGCGGCTGGGTTCGATGCCCCGGCGCGCGTCGCTCACGCGCTCGAGGACGTCCTCGATGCGATCCGAGCCGATCGGCTCGAGCCCGACCCGGACGTGGTCGACGCCACGCTCGTGGCCGCCGACGTTCTGGACGCGATGGTCGACGAAATCGCTGAAGACGGGCGCGTACGGATCGATCCCGACGGGACCGTCGAGACGATCCGGACCCTGCTCGAGACGCGGGCGACGGACGACCCGCCAGTGGAACCGGCGGCCGACGACGACACGGACCAGCCGTCGACGCTCGCCGAGGAGGCGATTCCGGAACCCGGATCGGGCGACGGATTGACCGCGGAGGAGGCACTCGAGCGGGCGAGTGGCTTCGACGACCTCGAGTCGCTGTCCGCGGACGTCGACGACGGCACTCTCGAGGGGTCGGGATCCCTCGACGAACTGTTCGACGACGAGCCGGGTGACGAGCCTGCAGGGGTGGCTGCGGACGGCCCCGCTGCGGGGTCCACACCGACGAGCGAGACGGCCACGGACGAGCCCGAACCGGCAGCGGACGAGACGACTCCCGACGAGGCTGCGACGGCGACTGAGCCATCCGACGTCGAGATCGCGGGGACCGAGGGGGCCGGCCGCGAGGAGACGGTCGACTTCGATCGCGTCCGCGACGACGTCGAGACGCTCGACGCGGGGACGATGGACGACGCACTCGAGGGGGTCCAGTTCGGCGACGGCGGGGCCGACGACGACGTGACCGTGACCGAACTCCTCGAGTTGGCGGAGACCGACGACAGCGACGGCCCCTCGAGCTCCGAGCGCCCTGCCTCCTCAACCGGGGATCGCCGCGAGTCACCGACTGCCGACGGTGCCAAAGCACAGACCGGTGAGGACGAGGAATCCACGAGTGGCGAACGCGCCGAGCCACAGCAGGCCGAATACACCGAGTCACAGACGGCCCAACACGCCGAGGCGTCGACCGCTGACCGGGCCGAACGGGCGATGGACGCTGCCGGCATCGACGACCAGCAACTCCTCGAGAACATCCAGCAACTCGAGCCGGCCGAGCCGGCCGAGGATCCCGGCTCGTTCGTGTTCGATACCGACGTGGCGACGAGCCAGGAGGACGGTGACACGGGCGGAGCGGCCGATCTCGGCGACGGTGAGCTCGACGACGATCCCGGTTTGGCGACGGAGCGCTCCGTGACCGACGGCGACGAACGCGACTTTCTGGCGGCTGCTGTCGACGGGGGCGACGTCCAGGAAGGATCGGACGCAACGCTGGCGGAGACCAGCGACCGGGCCGTTCCCGACGACGCCCTCGCGTCGTTCGACCGGGACGCGAACGTTCGCGAGTTCGTCGCGGCCTTCGGGGACTCCTTCGACGGGTCGATCACGGACGACCGAACCAGGGCGGTTTCGGACGCCGTGACGACGATCCCGTCCTCGGTCCTCCCGATACCGTCGTCCGACGACGACGGGACTGCCCGCGAGGAGCGTGGCGGCACGATCACCGTCGAGGGGACGACCGCTGATCGCCTGCTTCAGTTGACCGAGCGGCTGACGACGGCGACGATGGCTCTCGAGCGTGACGACGGCGGCTCCCCCTCCGATAGCGCCGACGAGCCCACCCGGATGCGCGAGTTACGCGAGATCGCGACCGATCTCGAGGAGACGGTCACTGCGGTCCGGCTCCAGCCCCTCGAGCGTGCCTTTTCGGGCCTCGAGCGGACCGCACGACGGGTGGCACGGGAGGCCGAGACTCGCGTCGACCTCGAGACGAGCGGGGGGTCGATCGAGCTGGATCGGGACGTGGTCGCCGCCCTCGGGGATCTGCTGGTCCACCTCGTCCGCAACGCGGTCGATCACGGGATCGAACCGGCCGACGAGCGAGAGCGAGCGGGCAAGTCGCGCACCGGAACGGTCGCGATCCGGGCGCGGAAGGACGCCGACGAAGTCGTCCTCGCGGTGACCGACGACGGGCGCGGCCTCGACGCCGACGAACTCTGCCGTGTGGCCATCGAGGAGGGCATCGTCGGTCGGGAGCGGGCGGCGGCGATGAGCGACGAGGCGGCACACGAACTCGTGTTCCATCCGGGACTGTCGACCGAGGCCGAGGTGACCGACGTCAGCGGCCGTGGAGTCGGGATGGATGTCGTCGCCGAGACGATCACTGGATTGGACGGCGACATCGAGGTCGAGAGCTCCCCCGGCGATGGCACGACGTTCCGGCTTCGGGTCCCCGTCTCCGTCGCCGCGACGGAAGTCCTGTTCGTCGAGGCCGACGGCCGCCCGTACGCGATTCCGGCCGCCGATATCGCACGCCTCGAGGAGTTCGACCCGGCACGGGCCGACGGCGACGCATACGCGATGACCGTCACCGGTGAGGACGAGCCCGAGACGGAGCGACGCTCGCTCGTCCGGCTGTCGGAGTGGCTGGGAGCCGACGGCGACACCGATCCGACGGTCGTCGTCCACGTCCGCGATGATCGCGGCGGTCGGTCGATCGCCTGTGACGACGTCGGCGACTGGCGACGAGTCGTGGTCCGGCCCTACGACGACATCCTCGCCGAGACGCCCGGTATCGACGGTGCAACGCTGCTCGGGGACGGCGAACTCGCGAACGTCCTCGACGTGACGGCGATCACTGACGGAGGCTCACGATGA
- a CDS encoding gas vesicle protein, which yields MSDGGTADPDAAGEIDPDRSIEDDAPDSSTEADASGATESAASSEPSMGIIEARRHAMAVASELLENDPESVIRAERTDRGWRVLVEVLERSAVPDTQDILGRYELVIDGDAVVEYGLTERYKRGDSRDEL from the coding sequence ATGAGCGACGGGGGGACCGCCGACCCTGACGCTGCAGGCGAGATCGACCCGGATCGATCGATCGAGGACGACGCGCCGGACTCGAGCACCGAGGCGGACGCGTCGGGGGCCACGGAGTCCGCTGCCAGCTCGGAGCCGTCGATGGGTATCATCGAGGCTCGCCGACACGCGATGGCAGTCGCGAGCGAGTTGCTCGAGAACGACCCCGAGAGCGTCATCCGAGCGGAACGGACCGACCGCGGCTGGCGCGTGCTCGTTGAAGTCCTCGAGCGATCCGCCGTGCCGGACACCCAGGACATCCTCGGCCGGTACGAACTCGTCATCGACGGGGACGCCGTCGTCGAGTACGGGCTGACGGAACGGTACAAGCGCGGCGACTCGCGCGACGAGCTGTAA